A genome region from Thermogemmatispora onikobensis includes the following:
- a CDS encoding MoaD/ThiS family protein: protein MKIRVRYFAGLREIAGQDAEFLTVPEGTDVAGVRALLVARYSRLQPILERSLCAVNREYVPTDRVLQEDDELVFIPPLGGGAA, encoded by the coding sequence ATGAAGATCCGTGTGCGCTACTTTGCGGGATTACGCGAGATCGCGGGTCAGGATGCCGAGTTCCTGACGGTGCCCGAGGGAACCGACGTTGCCGGAGTACGGGCCCTACTTGTCGCTCGCTATTCCCGTCTGCAGCCAATCCTGGAGCGCTCGCTGTGCGCGGTGAATCGCGAATACGTTCCCACGGACCGAGTGCTGCAGGAAGATGATGAGCTTGTCTTTATTCCTCCACTCGGGGGTGGGGCGGCCTGA
- a CDS encoding molybdenum cofactor biosynthesis protein MoaE has product MEPVIQITREPLNREALVTAVAAPEVGGIVIFEGVVRNHARGKQIRYLEYDAYPEMAEQQLRRIVEEARQRWGAERVAVAHRLGRVEIGEASVIVVVATPHRAEAFEACRYIIDTLKTTVPIWKKEVSLDGEAWVEG; this is encoded by the coding sequence ATGGAGCCGGTGATTCAGATTACGCGCGAGCCGCTGAATCGCGAGGCGCTGGTGACCGCGGTGGCCGCGCCCGAGGTCGGCGGCATTGTCATTTTCGAGGGCGTGGTGCGCAACCACGCCCGTGGCAAGCAGATCCGCTACCTGGAGTACGATGCCTATCCCGAGATGGCAGAGCAGCAGCTTCGGCGCATTGTGGAGGAGGCACGCCAACGCTGGGGAGCAGAGCGGGTAGCAGTGGCTCACCGCCTTGGGCGCGTGGAGATCGGCGAGGCGAGCGTCATCGTTGTGGTCGCAACCCCCCATCGTGCCGAAGCCTTTGAAGCCTGCCGCTACATCATCGATACCCTCAAGACCACCGTCCCAATCTGGAAAAAAGAGGTCAGCCTCGACGGAGAAGCCTGGGTAGAGGGC